The Medicago truncatula cultivar Jemalong A17 chromosome 4, MtrunA17r5.0-ANR, whole genome shotgun sequence genome includes a region encoding these proteins:
- the LOC25494149 gene encoding rhomboid-like protein 14, mitochondrial: MEVRIGRGISRGMLPLLALHTFTEYYRSNTKPPVTAALIAANTVIYLRPSFLRHLIPPIDEVLFNSHLILKNKDLKRFFLSAFYHLGEPHLVFNMISLLWKGIHLESSIGSLQFASMIASLLALSQSINLVLSKSLFVFFDYDRYYYEYAAGFSGVLFAMKIVLNSQSDDYTNVYGVLIPSRYAAWAELILIQMFVPNVSFLGHLSGILAGLVYLRFRRNFSGSNPLNSIVRGFNSVLNWPVKFFRDLFGFRRERITGRGTVGRTGRNAAQVAADWRCQACTYDNSGLMNVCEMCGTSRVGGGGSSDEMNRRDYYDSDGLSLDELRRRRIERFGR; this comes from the coding sequence ATGGAAGTAAGAATCGGAAGAGGAATTTCACGAGGAATGCTTCCACTCCTCGCCCTCCACACATTCACCGAATACTACCGATCAAACACCAAACCCCCAGTGACCGCCGCCTTAATCGCCGCCAACACTGTCATCTACCTCCGCCCTTCCTTCCTCCGCCACCTCATTCCTCCAATCGATGAAGTCCTTTTCAACTCCCACCTCATCCTCAAAAACAAAGACCTCAAACGCTTCTTCTTATCCGCGTTCTACCATCTCGGTGAACCACATCTCGTTTTCAACATGATCTCTCTTCTCTGGAAAGGAATTCACTTAGAATCTTCCATCGGAAGTCTTCAATTCGCTTCTATGATAGCTTCTCTTCTCGCTTTATCGCAGAGTATAAACCTAGTTTTATCTAAATCGTTGTTTGTTTTCTTCGATTATGATAGATATTATTATGAATACGCTGCTGGTTTTTCTGGTGTTCTGTTTGCGATGAAAATTGTTCTTAACTCGCAATCGGATGATTATACGAATGTTTACGGTGTTTTAATTCCGTCACGTTATGCGGCTTGGGCTGAGTTGATTTTGATTCAAATGTTTGTGCCTAATGTGTCGTTTTTAGGTCATCTTAGTGGTATACTTGCTGGACTTGTGTATTTGAGATTCAGACGAAATTTCTCGGGTTCAAATCCGTTGAATTCTATTGTTAGGGGTTTTAATTCTGTGTTGAATTGGCCTGTGAAGTTTTTTAGGGATTTGTTTGGGTTTAGGAGAGAAAGGATTACTGGTAGGGGAACTGTCGGCCGTACGGGGAGGAATGCTGCCCAGGTTGCTGCTGATTGGAGATGTCAGGCTTGTACTTATGATAATTCTGGTTTGATGAATGTGTGTGAGATGTGTGGTACTAGTagggttggtggtggtggttcttCTGATGAAATGAACCGCCGTGATTATTATGATTCTGATGGTCTTTCTTTGGATGAATTGCGTCGCAGGAGAATTGAAAGGTTTGGTAGGTGA